The Vitis riparia cultivar Riparia Gloire de Montpellier isolate 1030 chromosome 3, EGFV_Vit.rip_1.0, whole genome shotgun sequence genome includes a region encoding these proteins:
- the LOC117910866 gene encoding probable 2-oxoglutarate-dependent dioxygenase ANS, with amino-acid sequence MGEEGGCFHEATIMGQDGIPRTVRVPVVQELARQGLKFLPERFIKARNPSHEANITLPMFPSINMAKLGQQAEPGVRAQELAQLASCAKEWGMFLVTDHGIHPSVVHGVKDVVQGFFRLPLEEKRASVGSYASIDNMGYGRNFVKSEDQALDWIDRLAMKAAPKGVDEGLLVWPQKPPNFRQVMAKYVEQGRKLCDHLLQALAEALSLSPHDFIQNFDPEWSEINVRVNYYPPCPQPELALGITPHSDASGLSLLTQFGCSGGLQVLKGLNWVTVPWPCDELLVNVGDLLEIMSDGRLKSPWHRVVATEKERFSVALFYNPPCSTEIQPVEDGDGAYKKVVVGDYVRHFYEISPTLEKQAIAYAKKA; translated from the exons ATGGGGGAGGAAGGCGGTTGCTTCCATGAAGCCACCATCATGGGCCAAGACGGAATCCCTCGGACAGTTAGGGTTCCGGTGGTGCAGGAACTTGCACGTCAAGGGCTCAAATTCTTGCCGGAGCGGTTCATCAAGGCGCGCAACCCTAGCCATGAGGCCAATATCACCCTTCCAATGTTTCCATCCATCAACATGGCTAAACTAGGACAGCAGGCTGAGCCCGGTGTCCGAGCCCAAGAACTAGCCCAACTAGCTAGTTGTGCCAAGGAATGGGGTATGTTTTTGGTCACGGACCATGGGATACACCCTAGTGTTGTGCATGGTGTGAAGGATGTTGTGCAAGGGTTTTTCCGGTTGCCGTTGGAGGAGAAGAGGGCGAGCGTTGGATCGTATGCAAGCATCGACAACATGGGCTATGGCCGGAACTTTGTGAAGTCGGAGGATCAGGCATTGGACTGGATCGATCGTCTTGCCATGAAGGCTGCACCCAAAGGTGTGGATGAAGGACTTCTTGTATGGCCTCAGAAGCCTCCAAATTTCAG GCAAGTCATGGCAAAATACGTAGAGCAAGGAAGAAAACTCTGCGACCATCTTCTTCAAGCTCTTGCAGAAGCCTTGTCCCTCAGCCCACATGATTTCATCCAAAATTTTGATCCAGAATGGAGTGAAATCAACGTTAGAGTAAACTATTATCCACCATGTCCACAGCCGGAGCTGGCCTTGGGCATAACCCCACACTCAGATGCAAGTGGACTCAGTCTTCTAACCCAGTTCGGGTGCAGCGGAGGCCTCCAAGTGCTCAAGGGCCTGAACTGGGTGACAGTGCCATGGCCATGCGACGAGTTGCTGGTAAATGTAGGTGATCTGCTTGAGATAATGAGTGATGGGAGGTTGAAGAGCCCTTGGCATAGAGTGGTGGCTACGGAGAAGGAGCGATTTTCAGTTGCTTTGTTCTATAATCCTCCTTGTTCAACCGAGATTCAACCTGTTGAGGATGGAGATGGGGCTTATAAGAAGGTTGTTGTGGGAGATTATGTGCGGCATTTTTATGAGATTAGTCCTACTTTGGAGAAGCAGGCTATCGCCTATGCAAAAAAAGCTTGA
- the LOC117911531 gene encoding uncharacterized protein LOC117911531, giving the protein MAQAVNSLSKFASQNVQAIHGGKGKGSITTRTTEIGRRSGLLLSSVLAASQVSDSRTELLKKYLKKSEENKAKNDKERLDSFYKRNYKDYFEFVEGSLAGKEQLSESEKGILDWLKKNK; this is encoded by the exons ATGGCACAAGCTGTTAATTCCTTAAGCAAGTTTGCTTCACAAAATGTACAGGCAATTCatggaggaaaaggaaaaggaagcaTAACAACAAGAACCACAGAAATAGGAAGGAGATCAGGTCTCCTCCTGTCCTCTGTCCTTGCTGCTTCTCAAGTCAGTGACTCCAGGACTGAGCTTCTTAAAA AATATCTGAAGAAATCAGAAGAAAATAAGGCCAAAAATGACAAGGAg AGACTGGATAGTTTTTACAAGCGGAACTACAAAGATTACTTTGAATTTGTAGAAGGATCTTTGGCAGGGAAGGAGCAGCTATCTGAATCAGAGAAGGGTATTCTTGATTGGcttaaaaagaacaaataa
- the LOC117911430 gene encoding uncharacterized protein LOC117911430: MNMLASEYSSGCESGWTLYLEHSFLSADPLHRGSGFVDGEVKRGKDEAEEEEEEDLSMVSDASSGPPHFQEDEGYCNDDNGCFYPHSMAATLVKNNGKRQKIRTHRGRVEQEDPSFLDDTASSPLFNFSKNNGFTLNNNQASMESVLDFSQGFSTTHFKGRSAAFQKHLGLLHSSMSGNQLQQNQWFEGKRMGMR; the protein is encoded by the exons ATGAATATGTTGGCTTCAGAATACAGTAGTGGGTGTGAGTCTGGTTGGACCCTGTACTTGGAGCACTCTTTTCTTTCTGCAGACCCTTTACATAGAGGTAGTGGGTTTGTAGATGGAGAAGTGAAAAGAGGTAAAGATGAGgctgaggaagaagaagaagaagacttgTCCATGGTTTCTGATGCATCTTCTGGGCCTCCACATTTCCAGGAAGATGAAGGGTACTGCAATGATGATAATGGGTGCTTCTATCCTCATTCCATGGCTGCCACATTGGtgaaaaacaatggaaaaaggcaaaaaatcAGGACACATAGGGGACGCGTCGAGCAGGAAGATCCTTCTTTTCTTGATGACACTGCTAGCTCTCCTCTCTTCAACTTCTCCAAG AACAATGGTTTCACTCTCAACAACAACCAAGCTTCAATGGAGAGTGTGTTGGATTTTTCTCAAGGCTTCTCCACAACTCACTTCAAG GGGAGATCTGCAGCATTTCAGAAGCATTTAGGTCTGCTACACTCCTCAATGTCTGGGAACCAACTCCAGCAAAACCA GTGGTTTGAAGGGAAGAGGATGGGCATGAGATGA